A window of the Brassica oleracea var. oleracea cultivar TO1000 chromosome C1, BOL, whole genome shotgun sequence genome harbors these coding sequences:
- the LOC106342702 gene encoding uncharacterized protein LOC106342702, producing MVSWVVTLKAVLISSGVASVGVLLKVYVPMAVDFSVSQAPVLWSSLLSWLKPPYLYVLTNGIIITIVASSKYYRNSSHHGQEGDESASPRMLEVKDLDPDAQFSFVAAYPPSPKLEPEAFMAVVYDDHEEEAEEEEIIDAVAMVEDESELKSVIMVENFDLVGSGGDEDAMLASANSNRSHVPLRMTESENLPPKDSRFGHRESVKASTKGGRRGVLRVTKPKQNDTLENTWKMIKEGKSTTLPRQLYRRSDTFSRGNSGEANPVYRKSETFRDRTNHYQSQVRKDPSLSQDELNRRVEAFIKKFNEDMKLQRMESLRQYKEITDHAV from the exons ATGGTTTCGTGGGTGGTGACTCTCAAGGCGGTGCTAATCTCGAGCGGCGTCGCTTCCGTCGGAGTATTGCTCAAGGTCTATGTTCCGATGGCTGTTGATTTCTCCGTGTCGCAAGCTCCGGTCCTGTGGAGCTCTTTGCTTTCGTGGCTGAAACCGCCGTATCTCTACGTCCTCACAAACGGAATCATCATCACAATCGTTGCGTCTTCGAAGTATTACCGGAACTCAAGCCACCATGGACAGGAAGGCGATGAATCAGCTTCTCCGCGGATGCTGGAGGTGAAGGATTTGGATCCGGATGCTCAATTCAGTTTTGTAGCGGCGTATCCACCGTCTCCAAAACTGGAACCGGAGGCCTTTATGGCGGTTGTGTATGACGACCACGAGGAGGAGGCGGAGGAAGAGGAGATAATAGATGCTGTGGCGATGGTGGAAGATGAATCGGAGCTTAAGAGCGTGATTATGGTGGAAAATTTCGATTTGGTTGGATCTGGTGGAGATGAGGATGCCATGTTGGCGTCGGCAAATTCAAATCGGAGTCATGTGCCATTAAGGATGACTGAATCGGAAAATCTCCCTCCCAAGGATTCAAGATTTGGCCACCGGGAGTCGGTGAAAGCTAGTACAAAAG GTGGAAGAAGAGGTGTATTGAGAGTGACGAAGCCAAAGCAGAACGATACACTGGAGAATACTTGGAAGATGATAAAAGAAGGTAAGTCAACGACGTTGCCCAGACAGCTATACCGGAGATCAGACACATTTAGCCGTGGAAATTCCGGCGAGGCGAATCCGGTTTACAGGAAATCGGAGACGTTTAGGGACAGGACTAACCATTACCAGTCTCAGGTGAGGAAAGATCCCTCACTGAGTCAGGACGAGTTGAATCGCCGAGTTGAGGCATTTATTAAGAAGTTTAATGAGGATATGAAGTTGCAGAGGATGGAGTCACTGAGACAGTACAAAGAGATAACCGATCACGCGGTTTAG
- the LOC106336658 gene encoding uncharacterized protein LOC106336658 — translation MTGESGIGYLGVPRSATVSDAVSVNGWKIRNRGQSHYPEVYAILAATTMPFHGSEEDVVLWRADEDEFNASFSSAKTWSYLREKRCAVTWRKLTWFSEAVPRHAFMVCLDFRNRLYTEDRMRNWGIEQCCVLCGEKNETRDHLYFACPYSFTVWLQTAGKLFGNAISPEWNDNAVSLLQPARSRLDTVLRRMVFQMVLYSI, via the coding sequence ATGACTGGCGAGTCTGGTATCGGTTACTTGGGGGTTCCTAGGTCTGCCACAGTTTCAGATGCGGTTAGTGTGAATGGCTGGAAGATTCGAAATAGGGGACAGAGCCATTACCCTGAAGTCTATGCAATATTGGCGGCGACAACTATGCCTTTTCACGGTTCAGAGGAGGATGTAGTCTTATGGCGCGCAGACGAAGATGAGTTTAATGCCTCTTTCTCCTCAGCTAAGACGTGGAGTTACCTGAGAGAGAAGAGATGTGCAGTAACCTGGAGGAAGCTCACTTGGTTTTCTGAGGCAGTACCTCGCCATGCATTCATGGTATGTCTTGATTTTAGAAATCGCCTCTATACAGAAGATCGAATGAGGAACTGGGGTATAGAGCAGTGTTGTGTGCTGTGTGGAGAGAAAAATGAAACAAGGGATCACTTGTATTTTGCATGTCCCTACTCGTTTACTGTCTGGCTGCAAACTGCAGGAAAGCTATTCGGAAATGCCATATCTCCTGAGTGGAATGATAATGCCGTGTCCTTGCTGCAGCCTGCACGGAGTCGGCTTGATACTGTGCTACGAAGGATGGTGTTTCAGATGGTTCTCTACTCTATCTAG